One Planctomycetota bacterium genomic window, GGCCGGCTCGCGGGGTCACGACGCTGGGCTCGGCAGACGGTGCGTCTTCGGCTTGATCGGCCTGATTGGCTTGAACGGGCTCACCGTCCTGCCCGAAGGCAATGGGTGCCACCAGCAGGCATGCACCGACCACGAAGAGGGTCAGGAACCGTTTCGTGTTGATGGATTGGCCAAGCCGAGGCAAGCGGATGTCCTCCGTGACGACGTCGATGCCGGCGTGGCACAGGTGGCCTTCGGCGTGGGCTCAGCCGAGCGTAGCTTCCAGCCCGTCAGTCGCAACACCCGCGGAGGACACGGTCGCCTCCACCTCGTCCGCGGCTCTGGCAAGGCCGTCGTGGGCAGTGACTTTCGTGGCGAGTGACCGGCAGCGATCCGCGACGGCCGGGTCGTTGAGCAGGCGTTTCAGCAAGGTCGCGAGTCGTCCCGGCTTGAAGCGCTTTGGCACGATCGCCCCGCCGACGCCGAGATCGATCAGCCGTCGGGCGTTGTCGGGCTGATCGTGAGCCATCGGCATGACGATCTGTGGAATCCCGGCCGCGAAGCCCTGCGAGAGCGTCCCGATGCCGCCGTGGTGAACGACGGCCGCACAGCGTGGCAGAAGCCCAGAAAATGGAGCGAACGCGACGTGTCGCACGCCGGTCGGCAGGTCACTCGGCAAGTGATCGGCGTGCCGCGTGAGAAGCAAGCCGCGTCGCCCCAGGCGCTGGCAAGCCTCGACCGCGGCCTTGAAAAACGCCTC contains:
- a CDS encoding nucleotide disphospho-sugar-binding domain-containing protein, whose protein sequence is PLYDERDTQQLPADLAAFLDEGDPPIAFTPGSAMFFGEAFFKAAVEACQRLGRRGLLLTRHADHLPSDLPTGVRHVAFAPFSGLLPRCAAVVHHGGIGTLSQGFAAGIPQIVMPMAHDQPDNARRLIDLGVGGAIVPKRFKPGRLATLLKRLLNDPAVADRCRSLATKVTAHDGLARAADEVEATVSSAGVATDGLEATLG